One part of the Paramormyrops kingsleyae isolate MSU_618 chromosome 2, PKINGS_0.4, whole genome shotgun sequence genome encodes these proteins:
- the LOC111850567 gene encoding dual specificity protein phosphatase 18, with translation MTTGTTVRSGTPKLAGLVQITDHLYLSNSRAANDIVMVSACKITCIINATEDATSVPVPEVEYVRVPVADSPDARLGDHFDTVADKIQRVAEQCGRTLVHCKAGVSRSAALCLAYLMRHSGMTLVEAHRRVKSLRPIIRPNAGFWKQLIDYEFKIHGKETVKMLMSPVGEVPDLYEGETRGLIPF, from the coding sequence ATGACCACCGGCACCACGGTCCGTTCGGGTACGCCAAAGCTGGCGGGTTTGGTGCAGATAACCGATCATCTGTACCTGAGCAACAGCAGGGCTGCAAACGACATCGTGATGGTGTCTGCATGCAAGATCACCTGCATTATTAACGCCACCGAAGACGCCACCAGCGTCCCCGTACCCGAAGTTGAATACGTCCGGGTACCCGTGGCTGACTCGCCGGACGCCCGGCTCGGCGATCATTTCGACACGGTGGCTGATAAAATCCAGCGGGTTGCAGAGCAGTGCGGACGTACTCTGGTGCACTGCAAGGCTGGTGTGAGCCGTTCGGCGGCGCTCTGCCTCGCCTACCTGATGAGACACAGCGGCATGACACTCGTGGAGGCCCATCGTCGAGTCAAGTCTCTCCGACCGATCATCAGACCCAATGCCGGCTTCTGGAAGCAGCTCATTGACTACGAGTTCAAAATTCATGGGAAAGAAACAGTAAAAATGCTCATGTCCCCTGTTGGAGAAGTGCCAGATTTATATGAAGGAGAAACAAGGGGGTTGATACCTTTTTAA